A single Anopheles arabiensis isolate DONGOLA chromosome 2, AaraD3, whole genome shotgun sequence DNA region contains:
- the LOC120894907 gene encoding dosage compensation regulator isoform X2: MIVYVRELNRTITGRESGSNKQSASKSCALSLIRQLYHLGVIEAFTGSLKSATASEQLAAYPVKISNQLAQRVHETLLEMGVQPVKVNPAAENPKETVSLLHPSDDVHFKPQSTNLHQPASVISWSPPVPNWNAWLGCNIDEGYLATASLDQLSEDLLNESSSRLKDDLELQKSMRTREKLPISAMRKPIMEAINEHPVVLIRGNTGCGKTTQIAQFILEDYINSGQGAYCNVCVTQPRRISAISVSERIANERCENLGVTVGYSVRFDSVLPRPYGSILFCTIGVLLRKLEGGLRGVSHVIVDEIHERDVNSDFILVVLRDMVHTYPDLRVILMSATIDTSLFSRYFGDCPVLEVPGRAFPVEQLFLEDCIELLKFRPSPPEGGAGRRKRGKDGEDDGGDGGGECDADMPECGNMNEVIDESKYSPQTKQAMAMMIEADTPFELITALVDYVDQQGRPGAVLVFLAGWNMIFALMRQLQPRQNLVVLPLHSQLPREDQRKVFNHYGQRRKVILATNIAETSITIDDVVYVIDTCKARMKLFTSHNNMTNYATVWAARTNLEQRKGRAGRVSPGMCFTLCSRARFAKLEENLTPEMFRTPLHELALSIKLLRLGAIGKFLSKAIEPPPLDAVIEAEVLLKEMRCLDEEEQLTPFGRILARLPIEPRLGKMMVLSTLFGLCDTLTTMAAYSGTFSEVFLLELGQRRLMNHQKALSGQTCSDYVAMLTAFEMWSKKRAIGEEAEMRFCDWKGLQMPTLRSIAEAKKQLIENLCLAGFPQDTMMPLRFDSENPDSDLEMAMALLCIGLYPNVCYHKEKRRVLTTESRAALMHKTSVNCSNAPTTFPYPFFVFGEKIRTRAVSCKQMSMVTPIHLLLFGCKKVEWCHGSVRIDNWLNLNMDPCDAAMILALRPCLQELLVRISENPESTTSLDGKHVKLLQVIKELCAFSAGDHEIERPKGSTFGQGVRSHQPKVPRMDEDDGGRGNYGRMGGGGGGNSGMYQYGGNGGNFRGDGNRYGSGYGNGGGGYDGGSRSNFRYFNSGANPGNSGDGYMRGDNGGQYGGGGGNYQGSGYGGNSGYRGGYQGGNRGGYGGGGYGGGNNNYGRGQGGW, translated from the exons ATGATCGTTTACGTGCGCGAGCTGAACCGCACGATTACGGGCCGTGAGTCCGGTTCGAACAAACAGTCGGCGAGCAAATCGTGCGCCCTGTCCCTCATACGGCAGCTCTACCATTTGGGTGTGATTGAAGCGTTTACCGGATCGCTCAAGAGCGCTAC TGCGTCGGAGCAGTTGGCCGCCTATCCGGTGAAAATTTCCAACCAGCTTGCCCAGCGCGTCCACGAAACGCTCCTGGAGATGGGCGTACAGCCGGTCAAGGTGAACCCGGCGGCGGAAAATCCGAAGGAAACCGTCAGCCTGCTGCACCCCTCGGACGATGTGCACTTCAAGCCGCAGTCGACGAACCTGCACCAACCGGCGTCGGTAATCTCGTGGTCACCGCCGGTACCGAACTGGAACGCCTGGCTGGGGTGCAACATCGACGAGGGCTACCTGGCGACGGCCTCGCTCGATCAGCTGAGCGAAGATTTGCTGAACGAGAGCAGCAGCCGGCTGAAGGACGACCTGGAGCTGCAGAAGAGCATGCGGACGCGCGAAAAGCTGCCCATTTCGGCGATGCGCAAACCCATTATGGAAGCGATCAACGAGCACCCGGTGGTGCTGATCCGGGGCAACACGGGCTGCGGCAAGACGACGCAAATCGCGCAGTTCATCCTGGAGGATTACATCAACTCGGGCCAGGGAGCGTACTGCAATGTGTGCGTGACGCAACCGCGCCGCATCAGTGCGATCAGCGTGTCGGAGCGCATTGCGAACGAGCGGTGCGAGAATTTGGGCGTAACGGTGGGGTACTCGGTGCGGTTCGATTCCGTGCTGCCGCGCCCGTACGGTTCGATACTGTTCTGCACGATCGGGGTGCTGCTGCGCAAGCTGGAGGGCGGACTGCGCGGCGTTTCGCACGTGATTGTGGATGAAATTCACGAGCGCGATGTGAACAGCGACTTTATACTGGTCGTGCTGCGCGATATGGTGCACACGTATCCGGATCTGCGCGTGATACTGATGTCGGCCACGATCGATACGTCGCTGTTTTCGCGCTACTTCGGTGACTGTCCGGTGCTGGAGGTGCCGGGCCGGGCGTTCCCCGTTGAGCAGCTGTTCCTGGAGGACTGCATTGAGCTGCTGAAGTTTCGCCCGTCACCGCCGGAAGGTGGTGCGGGCCGGCGCAAACGGGGCAAGGATGGGGAGGACGACGGTGGGGATGGTGGCGGAGAGTGCGATGCTGATATGCCGGAGTGTGGAAATATGAACGAGGTGATCGATGAGTCGAAGTACTCGCCACAAACGAAGCAAGCGATGGCCATGATGATAGAGGCGGACACACCGTTCGAGCTGATCACCGCGCTGGTCGACTACGTCGATCAGCAGGGCCGGCCCGGTGCCGTGCTCGTGTTTCTGGCCGGGTGGAACATGATCTTTGCCCTGATGCGCCAGCTGCAGCCGCGGCAGAATTTGGTCGTGCTGCCGCTGCATTCGCAGCTGCCGAGGGAGGACCAGCGCAAGGTGTTCAACCACTACGGGCAGCGGCGCAAGGTGATACTGGCGACCAACATCGCGGAAACGTCGATCACGATCGACGACGTGGTGTACGTGATCGATACGTGCAAGGCGCGCATGAAGCTGTTCACTTCGCACAACAACATGACAAACTATGCGACCGTGTGGGCCGCCCGGACGAATCTCGAACAGC GTAAGGGACGTGCTGGTCGCGTCAGTCCCGGTATGTGTTTTACGCTCTGTTCGCGCGCTCGCTTCGCCAAGCTGGAGGAAAATCTTACTCCGGAAATGTTCCGCACGCCGCTGCACGAGCTTGCCCTCAGCATCAAGCTGCTCCGGCTCGGTGCGATCGGGAAGTTCCTGTCGAAAGCAATTGAACCGCCACCGCTCGATGCTGTGATTGAGGCGGAGGTGCTGCTGAAGGAAATGCGCTGCCTGGACGAGGAGGAGCAGCTGACACCGTTCGGGCGGATTCTGGCCCGGCTGCCGATAGAGCCGCGCCTTGGCAAGATGATGGTGCTGAGCACGCTGTTCGGGCTGTGCGATACGCTCACGACGATGGCCGCCTATTCGGGCACCTTTTCCGAGGTGTTCCTGCTGGAGCTGGGCCAGCGGCGGCTGATGAACCACCAAAAGGCACTCAGTGGCCAAACGTGCTCGGACTATGTGGCGATGCTTACGGCGTTTGAG ATGTGGAGCAAAAAGCGTGCGATCGGCGAGGAGGCGGAAATGCGCTTCTGCGACTGGAAGGGGCTCCAGATGCCGACGCTGCGCTCGATCGCCGAAGCAAAGAAGCAGCTGATCGAGAACCTCTGCCTAGCCGGCTTCCCGCAGGACACGATGATGCCGCTGCGCTTCGACAGCGAAAACCCCGACTCGGACCTGGAGATGGCGATGGCGCTGCTGTGCATCGGGCTCTACCCGAACGTCTGCTACCACAAGGAGAAGCGGCGCGTCCTCACAACCGAATCGCGCGCCGCCCTGATGCACAAAACGTCCGTCAACTGTAGCAACGCGCCGACCACCTTCCCGTACCCGTTCTTCGTGTTCGGCGAGAAGATCCGCACCCGGGCCGTGTCGTGCAAACAGATGTCGATGGTGACGCCTATCCATCTGCTGTTGTTCGGCTGCAAGAAGGTGGAATGGTGCCATGGTTCGGTGCGGATCGACAACTGGCTCAACCTGAACATGGATCCGTGCGATGCGGCCATGATACTGGCGCTGCGGCCCTGTCTGCAGGAGCTGTTGGTGCGGATATCAGAAAACCCGGAAAGCACAACCTCGCTTGATGGGAAGCACGTGAAGCTGCTGCAGGTGATCAAGGAGCTGTGCGCGTTCAGTGCGGGCGATCACGAGATCGAACGGCCGAAGGGTAGCACGTTCGGGCAGGGTGTGCGCTCCCACCAGCCGAAGGTGCCGCGGATGGACGAGGATGACGGTGGGCGGGGTAACTATGGGCGAatggggggtggtggtggtggtaacaGTGGTATGTACCAATACGGAGGGAATGGTGGTAACTTCCGCGGTGACGGCAATCGTTACGGATCGGGATATGgaaacggtggcggtggctaCGATGGTGGTAGCCGGTCCAACTTCCGATACTTCAATTCGGGAGCAAATCCCGGCAACTCTGGAGATGGCTATATGCGGGGTGACAATGGTGGCCAGtatggcggtggcggcggaaaCTACCAAGGATCGGGATACGGTGGCAACAGTGGCTACCGTGGAGGGTATCAGGGTGGCAACCGGGGTGGATATGGAGGTGGGGGCTATGGCGGAGGCAACAACAATTACGGCCGCGGACAAGGTGGATGGTAA
- the LOC120908772 gene encoding mucin-17 gives MSTNSPGTPKKCRLILQQCLAIQLTKPGNPPEDFWMYDSGYTIFQNFLSANLQCWWNAPLAAATKVLKYLGHISPGMLLITAEPCALEIIRSAYARSVLKPPATYLINSVGDIDDCIVTPIVQTQFTPLTEALCDVIMELTSQGQSATIENIRNRLRSRFTHMQQPSVEVIYDTLVQLMQEIKIYQTSKGYFIVTPEKRRNKTNAALEYGAGFPGVDLDGNGPTKESKTLLMSSHEALSSLYGEISTVRAGDQTHQCIQTNLADVICGGNPNDKILYARSASKQRSASFPNNGKTLERRHSLRFFGSSKRLQRSASTRSLSKNYAQTIAKDGTQAAAAPLAAPEQSPSPLDAKKQTSSQSLLSRIFRRSTRSKSKTKQIETYSAQFPPPEWFNSKTTHLHSVGTQTTDYLDFPIKSRLLNATFYDSSDVSQRSLSLPRRRHHRRNLSSESTFFISSRDCSPVRRGKSPGSYYCGSLPRSIHSTPASSGYYKVSRGKQLSSADKLHSSSDNSPGRVEHKTSRSLGIASGPSSIDSGKMTYVTSGPSSFDSEKLSSTRTSTHSSLESHVSSATVTTAIQQQQQQQNSGLYINNDTKPPVSGGSQPGSPARVSQNGTPKASPAAPGTVTTVMTAVASTTKANNSYKCFETTFGYTSTNTAGLKGNSPTGRASKSPASTTGLLAKPIDHLTALSESLLQFRLNGSDTATTTNGASSGPPPATGGPPTPVVHQNGTTPELNKYNKNSTMNNSKPLQPMATAPAQPPPVNFFYKNVLKNIQHDSKNICGDLAVEKTSPTYDEERTGLRLQSNLRRSNSEIKKLNSNHHGGKQQQLADEDDLPKRTIPSPQPLSGLIVMKKKSLSVSSEPNLLANGDSKAAQITILVQENGGTERERSDGTPTGDGRKRYSHYDELDRRFGYLNGGSGGGVRDEAPLALEEMYEFPSLSDLSFNFTSLAAQKILQGDASLNSIDTLVELNINQEKQQTLMRLKNDARLLAQTVGPAAVSAEPDSNNGTAKVMTDFGMV, from the exons ATGAGCACGAACTCGCCCGGAACGCCGAAGAAGTGCCGGCTGATACTGCAACAATGTCTCGCGATCCAGCTGACCAAGCCGGGCAACCCGCCCGAAGACTTCTGGATGTACGACAGTGGCTACACGATCTTTCAG AATTTCCTCTCAGCTAaccttcagtgctggtggaaCGCACCGCTGGCGGCGGCCACGAAGGTCCTGAAGTATCTCGGACACATTTCGCCCGGCATGCTGCTGATAACGGCCGAACCGTGCGCGCTGGAAATCATCCGCAGTGCCTACGCTCGCAGCGTCCTCAAACCACCGGCCACCTATCTGATCAACTCCGTAG GTGACATCGATGACTGTATCGTGACCCCGATCGTACAGACACAGTTCACACCACTGACGGAGGCACTCTGTGACGTGATCATGGAGCTAACATCCCAAGGACAGTCCGCCACCATCGAGAACATACGCAATCGATTGCGTTCGAG GTTTACCCACATGCAGCAGCCATCGGTAGAGGTCATCTACGATACGCTCGTGCAGCTGATGCAGGAAATCAAAATCTACCAAACATCCAAAGGATACTTTATCGTCACGCCAGA AAAACgacgcaacaaaacaaacgctgcGCTTGAGTACGGTGCCGGTTTCCCGGGCGTCGATCTCGACGGCAACGGTCCGACGAAGGAGTCCAAAACGCTGCTCATGAGCAGCCACGAAGCGCTGAGCAGCCTGTACGGTGAAATCTCGACCGTACGGGCCGGCGACCAAACCCACCAGTGCATCCAGACCAACCTGGCCGACGTGATCTGTGGCGGCAACCCGAACGATAAGATCCTGTACGCCCGGTCGGCGAGCAAGCAGCGCAGTGCCTCCTTCCCGAACAATGGCAAAACGCTCGAACGGCGCCATAGTTTACGCTTCTTCGGTTCGTCCAAGCGACTCCAGCGGTCGGCCTCGACGAGAAGCCTCTCCAAGAACTATGCGCAAACGATCGCGAAGGATGGAAcgcaggcggcggcggcaccacTAGCCGCACCCGAGCAGTCGCCCTCCCCATTGGATGCGA AAAAGCAAACCTCATCACAGTCCCTTCTGTCCCGGATCTTCCGGCGCAGCACACGCTCCAAGAGCAAGACGAAGCAGATCGAAACGTACTCGGCCCAGTTCCCGCCACCGGAGTGGTTCAACTCCAAGACGACCCACCTCCACAGCGTCGGCACACAGACGACGGACTATTTG GACTTTCCAATCAAGTCACGCCTGCTGAACGCCACCTTCTACGACAGCTCGGACGTCAGCCAGCGATCACTGTCGCTGCCGAGGCGCCGGCACCATCGGCGCAACCTATCCAGTGAGTCGACGTTCTTCATCTCGTCGCGCGACTGTTCGCCGGTCCGGCGGGGCAAAAGCCCCGGCTCGTACTACTGTGGCAGCCTGCCCCGCTCGATCCACTCGACGCCGGCCAGCTCGGGCTACTACAAGGTGTCGCGCGGCAAGCAGCTCTCGTCGGCGGACAAGctgcacagcagcagcgacaacaGCCCGGGCCGGGTGGAGCACAAAACTAGTCGCAGCCTGGGCATTGCCAGCGGGCCCTCCAGCATCGACAGTGGCAAGATGACGTACGTCACGTCCGGGCCGTCCAGCTTCGACAGTGAGAAGCTGTCGTCGACGCGCACCAGCACCCATTCCAGCCTGGAATCGCACGTCTCGTCCGCCACCGTTACAACGGCgattcaacagcagcagcagcagcagaattcCGGCTTGTACATTAACAACGACACCAAGCCACCGGTTTCGGGTGGCTCTCAGCCCGGAAGTCCTGCTCGTGTTTCGCAAAATGGAACGCCAAAAGCATCGCCAGCTGCACCGGGCACGGTGACAACCGTCATGACAGCGGTCGCATCCACCACCAAGGCGAACAATAGTTACAAATGCTTCGAGACTACGTTCGGCTACACGAGCACCAATACGGCCGGTTTGAAGGGCAACTCACCCACCGGAAGAGCGTCCAAAAGCCCAGCCAGTACCACCGGGCTGCTGGCCAAACCGATCGATCATCTAACCGCGCTCAGTGAATCGCTTCTTCAGTTCCGCCTAAACGGCAGTGACACTGCGACGACGACCAATGGGGCCAGTTCCGGACCACCACCAGCGACGGGCGGACCACCCACCCCAGTAGTACACCAGAACGGCACCACGCCGGAGCTGAACaagtacaacaaaaacagcaccatGAACAACAGCAAACCGCTGCAACCGATGGCGACCGCACCGGCCCAACCGCCCCCCGTCAACTTCTTCTACAAAAACGTGCTGAAAAACATCCAGCACGACAGCAAGAACATCTGCGGCGATCTGGCGGTGGAGAAAACGTCCCCCACCTACGACGAGGAGCGGACGGGCCTGCGGCTCCAGAGCAACCTGCGCCGCTCGAACTCCGAGATCAAGAAGCTGAACTCGAACCATCACggcggcaagcagcagcaactggcGGACGAGGACGATCTGCCCAAGCGGACGATCCCATCGCCCCAGCCGCTCAGCGGCCTGATCGTGATGAAGAAAAAGAGCCTCTCGGTGTCGAGCGAACCGAACCTGCTGGCGAACGGTGACAGCAAGGCGGCCCAGATCACGATACTGGTGCAGGAGAACGGCGGCACGGAGCGGGAGCGAAGCGATGGGACGCCGACCGGGGACGGTCGCAAGCGGTACTCGCACTACGACGAGCTGGACCGCCGGTTTGGCTACCTAAACGGGGGGTCCGGGGGCGGGGTGCGCGATGAGGCACCGCTCGCACTGGAGGAGATGTACGAGTTTCCGAGCCTTTCCGATCTGAGCTTCAACTTTACCTCGCTGGCGGCGCAGAAGATCCTGCAGGGCGATGCGAGCCTGAACAGCATCGACACGCTGGTAGAGCTGAACATTAACCAGGAGAAGCAGCAGACGCTGATGCGGCTGAAGAACGATGCGCGACTGCTGGCGCAAACGGTTGGGCCGGCGGCGGTGTCTGCCGAACCGGATAGCAACAACGGCACCGCCAAGGTGATGACGGACTTTGGGATGGtttaa
- the LOC120894907 gene encoding dosage compensation regulator isoform X1 has product MSVPTAAGRMDMKSFLLCWCQKNVCEPAFDVRPLGPKHRQRFLCEVRIPGINYIGVGNSTNKKDSEKNASRDFVNYLVRIGKVPEGSVPQDPSAPAGGTDRTDAAGPSMARAPAGQGNIFMKGFVPQDLGQAYRPYVPSKEDIKREQDNMEAAESLDVNASIHGNWTIENAKSKLNQWLQHHKIKAEFKYTSIGPDHAKSFIAEMIVYVRELNRTITGRESGSNKQSASKSCALSLIRQLYHLGVIEAFTGSLKSATASEQLAAYPVKISNQLAQRVHETLLEMGVQPVKVNPAAENPKETVSLLHPSDDVHFKPQSTNLHQPASVISWSPPVPNWNAWLGCNIDEGYLATASLDQLSEDLLNESSSRLKDDLELQKSMRTREKLPISAMRKPIMEAINEHPVVLIRGNTGCGKTTQIAQFILEDYINSGQGAYCNVCVTQPRRISAISVSERIANERCENLGVTVGYSVRFDSVLPRPYGSILFCTIGVLLRKLEGGLRGVSHVIVDEIHERDVNSDFILVVLRDMVHTYPDLRVILMSATIDTSLFSRYFGDCPVLEVPGRAFPVEQLFLEDCIELLKFRPSPPEGGAGRRKRGKDGEDDGGDGGGECDADMPECGNMNEVIDESKYSPQTKQAMAMMIEADTPFELITALVDYVDQQGRPGAVLVFLAGWNMIFALMRQLQPRQNLVVLPLHSQLPREDQRKVFNHYGQRRKVILATNIAETSITIDDVVYVIDTCKARMKLFTSHNNMTNYATVWAARTNLEQRKGRAGRVSPGMCFTLCSRARFAKLEENLTPEMFRTPLHELALSIKLLRLGAIGKFLSKAIEPPPLDAVIEAEVLLKEMRCLDEEEQLTPFGRILARLPIEPRLGKMMVLSTLFGLCDTLTTMAAYSGTFSEVFLLELGQRRLMNHQKALSGQTCSDYVAMLTAFEMWSKKRAIGEEAEMRFCDWKGLQMPTLRSIAEAKKQLIENLCLAGFPQDTMMPLRFDSENPDSDLEMAMALLCIGLYPNVCYHKEKRRVLTTESRAALMHKTSVNCSNAPTTFPYPFFVFGEKIRTRAVSCKQMSMVTPIHLLLFGCKKVEWCHGSVRIDNWLNLNMDPCDAAMILALRPCLQELLVRISENPESTTSLDGKHVKLLQVIKELCAFSAGDHEIERPKGSTFGQGVRSHQPKVPRMDEDDGGRGNYGRMGGGGGGNSGMYQYGGNGGNFRGDGNRYGSGYGNGGGGYDGGSRSNFRYFNSGANPGNSGDGYMRGDNGGQYGGGGGNYQGSGYGGNSGYRGGYQGGNRGGYGGGGYGGGNNNYGRGQGGW; this is encoded by the exons ATGAGCGTCCCCACCGCAGCCGGCAGGATGGACATGAAATCGTTTCTCCTATGCTGGTGCCAGAAGAATGTCTGCGAGCCAGCGTTCGATGTGCGTCCGCTCGGGCCGAAGCACCGGCAACGCTTCCTGTGCGAGGTGCGCATCCCGGGCATCAACTACATCGGCGTCGGCAACTCCACCAACAAGAAGGACTCGGAGAAGAATGCGTCGCGCGATTTTGTCAACTATCTCGTGCGCATTGGCAAGGTGCCGGAAGGGTCCGTGCCGCAGGACCCATCGGCACCGGCCGGTGGTACCGATCGGACCGATGCGGCCGGACCGTCAATGGCGCGAGCACCGGCCGGCCAGGGTAACATCTTCATGAAAGGGTTCGTGCCGCAGGACCTCGGCCAGGCGTACCGGCCGTACGTGCCCTCGAAGGAGGACATCAAGCGCGAGCAGGACAACATGGAGGCGGCCGAATCGCTCGACGTGAACGCGTCCATCCACGGCAACTGGACGATCGAGAACGCCAAGTCGAAGCTGAACCAGTGGTTGCAGCATCACAAAATTAAGGCCGAATTTAAGTACACCTCGATCGGGCCGGACCACGCCAA GAGCTTCATAGCCGAAATGATCGTTTACGTGCGCGAGCTGAACCGCACGATTACGGGCCGTGAGTCCGGTTCGAACAAACAGTCGGCGAGCAAATCGTGCGCCCTGTCCCTCATACGGCAGCTCTACCATTTGGGTGTGATTGAAGCGTTTACCGGATCGCTCAAGAGCGCTAC TGCGTCGGAGCAGTTGGCCGCCTATCCGGTGAAAATTTCCAACCAGCTTGCCCAGCGCGTCCACGAAACGCTCCTGGAGATGGGCGTACAGCCGGTCAAGGTGAACCCGGCGGCGGAAAATCCGAAGGAAACCGTCAGCCTGCTGCACCCCTCGGACGATGTGCACTTCAAGCCGCAGTCGACGAACCTGCACCAACCGGCGTCGGTAATCTCGTGGTCACCGCCGGTACCGAACTGGAACGCCTGGCTGGGGTGCAACATCGACGAGGGCTACCTGGCGACGGCCTCGCTCGATCAGCTGAGCGAAGATTTGCTGAACGAGAGCAGCAGCCGGCTGAAGGACGACCTGGAGCTGCAGAAGAGCATGCGGACGCGCGAAAAGCTGCCCATTTCGGCGATGCGCAAACCCATTATGGAAGCGATCAACGAGCACCCGGTGGTGCTGATCCGGGGCAACACGGGCTGCGGCAAGACGACGCAAATCGCGCAGTTCATCCTGGAGGATTACATCAACTCGGGCCAGGGAGCGTACTGCAATGTGTGCGTGACGCAACCGCGCCGCATCAGTGCGATCAGCGTGTCGGAGCGCATTGCGAACGAGCGGTGCGAGAATTTGGGCGTAACGGTGGGGTACTCGGTGCGGTTCGATTCCGTGCTGCCGCGCCCGTACGGTTCGATACTGTTCTGCACGATCGGGGTGCTGCTGCGCAAGCTGGAGGGCGGACTGCGCGGCGTTTCGCACGTGATTGTGGATGAAATTCACGAGCGCGATGTGAACAGCGACTTTATACTGGTCGTGCTGCGCGATATGGTGCACACGTATCCGGATCTGCGCGTGATACTGATGTCGGCCACGATCGATACGTCGCTGTTTTCGCGCTACTTCGGTGACTGTCCGGTGCTGGAGGTGCCGGGCCGGGCGTTCCCCGTTGAGCAGCTGTTCCTGGAGGACTGCATTGAGCTGCTGAAGTTTCGCCCGTCACCGCCGGAAGGTGGTGCGGGCCGGCGCAAACGGGGCAAGGATGGGGAGGACGACGGTGGGGATGGTGGCGGAGAGTGCGATGCTGATATGCCGGAGTGTGGAAATATGAACGAGGTGATCGATGAGTCGAAGTACTCGCCACAAACGAAGCAAGCGATGGCCATGATGATAGAGGCGGACACACCGTTCGAGCTGATCACCGCGCTGGTCGACTACGTCGATCAGCAGGGCCGGCCCGGTGCCGTGCTCGTGTTTCTGGCCGGGTGGAACATGATCTTTGCCCTGATGCGCCAGCTGCAGCCGCGGCAGAATTTGGTCGTGCTGCCGCTGCATTCGCAGCTGCCGAGGGAGGACCAGCGCAAGGTGTTCAACCACTACGGGCAGCGGCGCAAGGTGATACTGGCGACCAACATCGCGGAAACGTCGATCACGATCGACGACGTGGTGTACGTGATCGATACGTGCAAGGCGCGCATGAAGCTGTTCACTTCGCACAACAACATGACAAACTATGCGACCGTGTGGGCCGCCCGGACGAATCTCGAACAGC GTAAGGGACGTGCTGGTCGCGTCAGTCCCGGTATGTGTTTTACGCTCTGTTCGCGCGCTCGCTTCGCCAAGCTGGAGGAAAATCTTACTCCGGAAATGTTCCGCACGCCGCTGCACGAGCTTGCCCTCAGCATCAAGCTGCTCCGGCTCGGTGCGATCGGGAAGTTCCTGTCGAAAGCAATTGAACCGCCACCGCTCGATGCTGTGATTGAGGCGGAGGTGCTGCTGAAGGAAATGCGCTGCCTGGACGAGGAGGAGCAGCTGACACCGTTCGGGCGGATTCTGGCCCGGCTGCCGATAGAGCCGCGCCTTGGCAAGATGATGGTGCTGAGCACGCTGTTCGGGCTGTGCGATACGCTCACGACGATGGCCGCCTATTCGGGCACCTTTTCCGAGGTGTTCCTGCTGGAGCTGGGCCAGCGGCGGCTGATGAACCACCAAAAGGCACTCAGTGGCCAAACGTGCTCGGACTATGTGGCGATGCTTACGGCGTTTGAG ATGTGGAGCAAAAAGCGTGCGATCGGCGAGGAGGCGGAAATGCGCTTCTGCGACTGGAAGGGGCTCCAGATGCCGACGCTGCGCTCGATCGCCGAAGCAAAGAAGCAGCTGATCGAGAACCTCTGCCTAGCCGGCTTCCCGCAGGACACGATGATGCCGCTGCGCTTCGACAGCGAAAACCCCGACTCGGACCTGGAGATGGCGATGGCGCTGCTGTGCATCGGGCTCTACCCGAACGTCTGCTACCACAAGGAGAAGCGGCGCGTCCTCACAACCGAATCGCGCGCCGCCCTGATGCACAAAACGTCCGTCAACTGTAGCAACGCGCCGACCACCTTCCCGTACCCGTTCTTCGTGTTCGGCGAGAAGATCCGCACCCGGGCCGTGTCGTGCAAACAGATGTCGATGGTGACGCCTATCCATCTGCTGTTGTTCGGCTGCAAGAAGGTGGAATGGTGCCATGGTTCGGTGCGGATCGACAACTGGCTCAACCTGAACATGGATCCGTGCGATGCGGCCATGATACTGGCGCTGCGGCCCTGTCTGCAGGAGCTGTTGGTGCGGATATCAGAAAACCCGGAAAGCACAACCTCGCTTGATGGGAAGCACGTGAAGCTGCTGCAGGTGATCAAGGAGCTGTGCGCGTTCAGTGCGGGCGATCACGAGATCGAACGGCCGAAGGGTAGCACGTTCGGGCAGGGTGTGCGCTCCCACCAGCCGAAGGTGCCGCGGATGGACGAGGATGACGGTGGGCGGGGTAACTATGGGCGAatggggggtggtggtggtggtaacaGTGGTATGTACCAATACGGAGGGAATGGTGGTAACTTCCGCGGTGACGGCAATCGTTACGGATCGGGATATGgaaacggtggcggtggctaCGATGGTGGTAGCCGGTCCAACTTCCGATACTTCAATTCGGGAGCAAATCCCGGCAACTCTGGAGATGGCTATATGCGGGGTGACAATGGTGGCCAGtatggcggtggcggcggaaaCTACCAAGGATCGGGATACGGTGGCAACAGTGGCTACCGTGGAGGGTATCAGGGTGGCAACCGGGGTGGATATGGAGGTGGGGGCTATGGCGGAGGCAACAACAATTACGGCCGCGGACAAGGTGGATGGTAA